Part of the Candidatus Eisenbacteria bacterium genome is shown below.
CGCCTGGGACAGCCCGACGAGCTCGCGGCCGCCGTCGCGTTCCTCGCCTCGGACGACGCGTCGTTCGTGAACGGCGCCCTCTACGTCGTCGACGGCGGCGCGCACGCCGCGAACCAGGTCGGGCTCATCGGCGGAGAGTGAGCCCCCTCAATCGCGCTCCCTCGACTTGCACGGGCCCGTCGACCTCACGAGCGGACCGTCGTCGACGCAGCGGCGGCCGGGCTTCGCCGGCACGCAGACCTTGACCGACGCGCGGCAGTGTCCGCCCTGGCCGTCCTTGGCCGTGAACCGCACGACGTAGACGCGCCCGTTCCCGTCCTTGGCCGGATCGATGCGCTCGGCGCGCAGCATGGCGCTGGGCCCCCCGAGCCCGCTCGCGTCCGGGCAGGAGTTGCCGGTGGCGCGGTCCTGGAGCGGCTCGTCCTGGAAGACGTCGGTCACGACCACGTCGACCGGATCGCCGTCGGGGTCGGTCACGCCCGAGACCTCGACCGGGACGAGCTGGTGCTTCGGCGGCCACAGCTTGGCGGGCGACGCCTTCGCCCCGCGACAGTCGGGCGGCTGGTTCCCCGCGCCGGTCGTCGACGTCGTCGGGGCGGTCGAGGTGGTCGTCGTCGAGGTCGAGCTGGAGCTGGTCGTGCTCGACGTCGACGTGGTCGTGGTGGTGGTCGGCGACGGCGGCTCTGTGGACGACGTCGACGTGCTGGTCGACGTCGACGAGGTGGTGCTGGTCGAAGTGGTCGTCGTGCCGGGGCACGGATTCACGTCGGGGCGCGGCGGAACGAAGCGCGAGAACGTGTTCTCGGCGGGGTCCTCCCAGCGCACGATCCACCCGAGCGCCTGACACGGATCGCCTCCGAGGTCGGCGATGGTCACGGTGTCGCGGCTGGTCGTGGTCGCGAGCGGGATCACGGTCGAGAGCTCGTCGGGATCTGGATCGTCGGGATGCGCGAAGCTCGCGAGGCCGTCGCTGACCATGCGGCAGGGCGGCGGGTCGACCGCGAGGGCGGTCACGTTGTAGGCGTAGCCGAAGCCGTTGTTGACGAGCCGGATGCGCCAGGTGTCGGGCCCGGCGGGCTCGCAGCCGAGGATCGAGAGGTCGGGCACGACCGCGGTCGCGTCGTCGACCACCGTGTGCTCGACGAAGTTCGTGTCGACGCGCGACGGTGGCACGGCGTCGGGGAAGACGATCGTCCCGACGTTGCGGATGCGCGTCCCGACCGGCGCGTCGGCGCGCACGTTCACGGAGAAGTGCACGGTGCGCGGCTCGTTCGGCGTCACGACCGGATCGAGCCACGTGATCGTGCGCGTCGCCGCGTGGTAGGTGCCGCCGTCGTTCACGTCGAGCGTCGTGTCGTCGAGATCGGGCGGCAGCACGTCGATGATCGACACGTCGTGCGCGTCGGCGGTGCCGTCGTTCTCGTAGTGCAGCGTGTAGGTGTGGCGGCGCGCCGCCTGCGTGTAGCCGTAGCCGAAGACGTTCACACGCGGATCGGCCTCCTTGAAGTTCGGGTCGTGCGGCACGCAGCCGGGCACGCCGAGGTCGCACTGCGAGAGGCGCTGGAGGTTGGAGAGGCTCGGATCGGACCACGTCGAGCCGTCGCAGCAGAAGGCCGGCACGCACACGTCGCCGCAGGTGCCCCGATCGACGCAGCAGCGGTGGACGGGGGCCGGCGTGTCCGCCGGCAGGCATGCGACGCCGGACACGATGAGGTCCAGATCCGGCACGACGGCGAGCTCACCGCCGGAGCAGTCGGGCTGGCCGGGCGCCGCGGGAAGCTGCGGGACGCAGTCGCACGCCGGGTCGGCGCAGTCGGCGCGGCCGTCGCAGTTGTCGTCGATGCCGTTGCCGCACACCTCGGGGAACCCGCCGCGCGACGACTTGTCGAAGAACGCGTGCGTGACCGACACGTTGTCGGTGGGATCGGGCTCACTCGAGCTCGACGTCACGCGCTCGACGTTGGTGGTGATGGAATTGCACTGGAGGCCGCCCGGCCCGAATGGCGGCTTCCCGAGCGTGACGCCCACCTGCGCGGAGGCGTTCGCAGCGACATCGCCGGCCGAGAACGTGGCCACCGTGCCGTCGTTGCTGAG
Proteins encoded:
- a CDS encoding DUF11 domain-containing protein, which translates into the protein MRALALAVILAATSAAPARARLIFDPGDSAFTGAVLEVFDASTAPAGALAFTLTSGGSDFDFSTTNTHGLYRCAGGIAGDICQLESFFPEGITLTIDPPVAAIGFQYLLAECRGVITFVGTGGSERHQFQFGEHDLFVGAAEIGDIGTVTLNDTCFDAAWNDLRFVPGSGTTPGGTADLAATKTTSDDSADDVTYSLMCTNTGPDTATGAQIVDFLPPLHPYGSSTVPAALSNDGTVATFSAGDVAANASAQVGVTLGKPPFGPGGLQCNSITTNVERVTSSSSEPDPTDNVSVTHAFFDKSSRGGFPEVCGNGIDDNCDGRADCADPACDCVPQLPAAPGQPDCSGGELAVVPDLDLIVSGVACLPADTPAPVHRCCVDRGTCGDVCVPAFCCDGSTWSDPSLSNLQRLSQCDLGVPGCVPHDPNFKEADPRVNVFGYGYTQAARRHTYTLHYENDGTADAHDVSIIDVLPPDLDDTTLDVNDGGTYHAATRTITWLDPVVTPNEPRTVHFSVNVRADAPVGTRIRNVGTIVFPDAVPPSRVDTNFVEHTVVDDATAVVPDLSILGCEPAGPDTWRIRLVNNGFGYAYNVTALAVDPPPCRMVSDGLASFAHPDDPDPDELSTVIPLATTTSRDTVTIADLGGDPCQALGWIVRWEDPAENTFSRFVPPRPDVNPCPGTTTTSTSTTSSTSTSTSTSSTEPPSPTTTTTTSTSSTTSSSSTSTTTTSTAPTTSTTGAGNQPPDCRGAKASPAKLWPPKHQLVPVEVSGVTDPDGDPVDVVVTDVFQDEPLQDRATGNSCPDASGLGGPSAMLRAERIDPAKDGNGRVYVVRFTAKDGQGGHCRASVKVCVPAKPGRRCVDDGPLVRSTGPCKSRERD
- a CDS encoding SDR family oxidoreductase — its product is RLGQPDELAAAVAFLASDDASFVNGALYVVDGGAHAANQVGLIGGE